Proteins encoded in a region of the Streptomyces sp. NBC_00258 genome:
- a CDS encoding ABC transporter permease: MTITAESSPRPTRRRGPATVVRQSATVAWRQLVQIRHSPETLVEVGIQPVIFVFLFAFVLAGQMAGSRHAYLQFVVPGLIVQSTVLVTARTAIGMNTDVTKGLFDRFRSLPISRTAPLIGRILADYVMLVWSVVLLMAFGMLLSFRIETNWGQLVPMFLLLLVFQFCLSWASVLAGLLAKDPENVQALAFGIMLPLTFISDAFVEVSTMPGWLQAVVKLNPVTMLADSVRGLLVGGPVGEPVTRTLIASAVLLVVFAPLALRAYHRER; the protein is encoded by the coding sequence ATGACGATCACCGCGGAGTCCTCACCCCGGCCGACGCGACGCCGCGGTCCGGCCACCGTCGTACGGCAGAGCGCCACGGTGGCCTGGCGGCAGCTCGTGCAGATCAGGCACAGCCCGGAGACGCTGGTTGAAGTCGGGATCCAACCCGTCATCTTCGTCTTCCTGTTCGCCTTCGTCCTTGCCGGCCAGATGGCTGGCTCGCGTCACGCATATCTGCAGTTCGTGGTCCCGGGGCTGATCGTGCAAAGCACGGTCCTGGTCACCGCCCGCACCGCCATCGGCATGAACACCGACGTCACCAAAGGGCTCTTCGACCGCTTCCGAAGTCTGCCCATCTCCCGCACGGCGCCACTGATCGGCCGGATCCTGGCCGACTACGTGATGCTGGTGTGGTCGGTGGTCCTGCTCATGGCCTTCGGAATGCTGCTCAGCTTCCGCATCGAGACGAACTGGGGCCAGCTGGTCCCGATGTTCCTCCTGCTGCTGGTGTTCCAGTTCTGTCTGTCGTGGGCCTCGGTCCTGGCCGGGCTACTCGCCAAGGACCCGGAGAACGTCCAGGCGCTCGCCTTCGGCATCATGCTGCCGCTGACCTTCATCAGCGACGCCTTTGTCGAGGTCTCGACCATGCCGGGCTGGCTCCAGGCGGTCGTGAAGCTCAACCCGGTCACAATGCTGGCCGATTCCGTCCGCGGGCTGCTCGTCGGCGGGCCGGTGGGTGAACCTGTGACCAGGACGTTGATCGCGTCGGCCGTCCTGTTGGTGGTCTTCGCCCCGCTGGCCCTGCGCGCCTATCACCGCGAACGCTGA
- a CDS encoding nucleotide disphospho-sugar-binding domain-containing protein → MRVLIVALVPSHLMAMVPVAWALRAGGHEVLVAGGAPAVKRAAAAGLSGAVVSEPPGRPTRRSAAPSGLPGAAPDWVQLQERWQQRVDGVLDEHLEVARAWHPDLVLVDPIEFSGLIVAAALRVPAVVHRWGPDRISSQSIPRAVEALIDVAARRGIDEGPALPSMVLDPCPPSLQCPDAAASQPLRFVPFNGAGSPPDWAARPPGDRRLCVSFGGETAMLSQPAVWDALIRALTAVRDVESVVTAVPKGATVLPASVRAPGAVPLDLFVGGCAALLHHGGAGTALTGLAFGVPQVILAQPNPSWAAVGERITARGAGVVLDLDAALREESPTSLSATVEEVLSSSNHRAAAESLADEMRRLPAPSTIVPLLAELAAAPVVG, encoded by the coding sequence ATGAGGGTGCTGATCGTCGCGCTGGTGCCGAGCCATCTGATGGCGATGGTGCCGGTCGCCTGGGCACTGCGGGCAGGCGGGCACGAGGTGCTCGTGGCCGGTGGGGCACCGGCGGTAAAGCGGGCGGCGGCCGCCGGACTGTCGGGGGCCGTGGTGAGCGAACCGCCGGGTCGCCCGACGCGGCGGTCGGCGGCCCCGTCGGGCTTGCCGGGAGCGGCTCCGGACTGGGTGCAGCTGCAGGAACGGTGGCAACAACGGGTCGACGGCGTCCTGGACGAGCACCTGGAGGTCGCCCGGGCCTGGCATCCCGACCTGGTGCTGGTGGATCCGATCGAGTTCAGCGGTCTGATCGTGGCCGCGGCGCTGCGGGTCCCGGCCGTGGTGCACCGCTGGGGGCCGGACCGCATCAGCTCGCAGTCGATTCCGCGGGCCGTCGAGGCACTCATCGACGTGGCGGCCAGGCGCGGGATCGATGAAGGTCCCGCGCTGCCGTCGATGGTGCTCGACCCATGTCCGCCAAGTTTGCAGTGCCCGGACGCGGCGGCCTCCCAGCCGTTGCGGTTCGTTCCGTTCAACGGGGCGGGATCGCCGCCCGACTGGGCCGCACGGCCACCCGGGGACCGGCGCCTCTGTGTCTCCTTCGGCGGGGAGACCGCGATGCTGTCCCAGCCGGCGGTCTGGGACGCGCTGATCCGCGCACTCACCGCCGTCCGCGACGTCGAGTCGGTCGTCACGGCGGTCCCGAAGGGGGCCACCGTCCTGCCCGCCTCCGTACGCGCGCCCGGTGCGGTGCCCCTGGACCTGTTCGTCGGTGGCTGTGCCGCTCTGCTGCACCACGGCGGCGCCGGAACGGCCCTGACGGGCCTCGCGTTCGGCGTCCCGCAGGTCATCCTGGCCCAGCCGAACCCCTCATGGGCGGCGGTCGGCGAGCGCATCACGGCACGTGGCGCGGGTGTCGTACTGGACTTGGACGCCGCCCTCCGTGAGGAGTCCCCCACAAGCCTGAGCGCAACGGTGGAGGAGGTCCTCTCCAGCTCCAACCACCGAGCCGCCGCCGAGTCCCTTGCCGACGAGATGCGCCGCCTACCGGCACCGAGCACGATCGTCCCGCTGCTCGCCGAACTGGCGGCGGCGCCGGTCGTCGGCTGA
- a CDS encoding BTAD domain-containing putative transcriptional regulator, which yields MPAGGVISVLGPLRIRTADDAAAEVRGVRLQTLIAILALAAGREVARSDLLEALWDDDLPSAPDNALQALISRLRRALPGLVVESSPTGYRLVMRRDDVDALRFESLASAVGAVRGEPERRAALLRDALTLWRGPALAGLIPTRVVRAHATRLEELRRRAGEERIDADLARGGGAGLVAELVGLVSADPLREKLRVQLMRALQAAGRQSEALAVYEDARTQLVEAYGIDPSPELHQAYLDVLRGDRPPTPQRAVRAPRLPVPLTELVGREADVERVQELLERDRLVTVVGPGGVGKTRVAVESARRVDERGTDSVCLVELATVTDPVNVPRTILDATGAGEGGLLSAPGFEVADGAVLRRVTSLLAGERTLLVLDNCEHLVDVVAETAGTLLAHCPGLRILATGRQPLGVNGERLHHLSGLALPQRTSDVRDSPAVRLFVDRAIGVRPTFSLDEHTVEPVVAICRALDGLPLGLELAAARLLSLSVVQIRDRLDDRFRLLGLEGRSADGRRRTLRAVMDWSWELLDDAERTLARRLAAFAGRVDLPLIERVCAGHGVDPADLDMLLSSLVAKSIVQTEETDGRLGYRMPETVRVYAAEQLAATGDEERLRLRHAQTLLVIAEAAEPRLRRSGQDAELATLTALLDDFYTALRWSLNAAPPELPLRLVASLEWFWLLSGRRAEATEWTRRALALPCGDRPVERAIVCAVGGLQHGALLGQEEGVRYLFEALALIQDLADADHPVLVAAEILGSLVSGDPETVSGLLREVSGHSDPWISSFARMLGARMHANAGQPRWARDELLAALDGFRTIGDRLGLTYTLSALAESESARGDHVGAMSALEEALRAVTELGVAEDRPMLMVRLAVEHARTGRLDEAEAGLEEAAAEASRLGLGEVLGVTHLALGDLRRAEGRTAEARRLLDRALAEVMAHGPGVGYRPAVLTSQGHLAVAEGRLPAALEACATARDLAGQVDDAPLGARILVLAADIALAQADPKTAAVLLHTAADVRGQQLDADPDVHRVARATRLALGDDRYGAARAVPADEIDGLFTALSGRLAPPPAR from the coding sequence ATGCCAGCCGGTGGGGTCATCAGCGTCCTCGGACCGCTGCGGATACGGACCGCGGACGACGCTGCCGCCGAGGTGCGCGGAGTCCGGTTGCAGACGCTCATCGCGATCCTCGCGCTGGCCGCGGGCCGGGAGGTGGCCCGCTCCGACCTCCTCGAAGCGCTGTGGGACGACGACCTGCCGTCCGCCCCGGACAACGCGCTACAGGCCCTGATCTCCCGACTACGGCGAGCCCTTCCTGGGCTTGTCGTCGAGTCGAGCCCGACCGGCTACCGGCTCGTCATGCGGCGGGATGACGTCGACGCACTCCGCTTCGAGTCGCTCGCCTCGGCCGTCGGTGCCGTGCGGGGCGAGCCGGAGCGGCGCGCGGCCCTGCTGCGCGACGCGCTGACGCTGTGGCGCGGCCCAGCCCTGGCCGGGCTGATCCCCACCCGCGTCGTACGGGCTCACGCGACGCGGCTCGAGGAGCTGAGGCGGCGGGCGGGGGAGGAGCGGATCGACGCGGACCTCGCAAGGGGTGGCGGCGCCGGACTCGTCGCCGAACTCGTTGGCCTCGTGTCCGCGGACCCGCTCCGCGAGAAGTTACGGGTCCAGCTGATGCGCGCGCTGCAGGCCGCGGGACGGCAGAGCGAGGCACTCGCCGTCTACGAGGACGCGAGGACCCAGCTCGTCGAGGCCTATGGGATCGATCCCTCGCCGGAACTGCACCAGGCGTATCTGGACGTGCTGCGTGGCGACCGGCCCCCCACGCCGCAACGAGCCGTGCGTGCACCGCGGTTGCCCGTACCGCTCACCGAACTCGTCGGCAGGGAAGCCGATGTCGAGCGGGTCCAGGAGCTGCTGGAGCGCGACCGGCTGGTCACCGTGGTCGGCCCCGGCGGCGTCGGTAAGACCCGCGTGGCCGTCGAGTCGGCGCGCCGTGTCGACGAGCGGGGCACCGACAGTGTCTGCCTGGTCGAACTCGCCACGGTCACCGACCCGGTGAATGTGCCGCGCACCATCCTGGACGCGACGGGTGCGGGCGAGGGCGGGCTGCTGTCCGCGCCGGGCTTCGAGGTCGCTGACGGGGCTGTGCTGCGCCGGGTGACCAGCCTGCTGGCCGGGGAGCGCACCCTCCTCGTCCTCGACAACTGCGAACACCTCGTCGATGTGGTCGCCGAGACTGCGGGGACCCTGCTCGCCCACTGCCCCGGTCTGCGGATACTCGCGACCGGCCGACAGCCCCTGGGCGTCAACGGCGAGCGGCTGCACCATCTTTCGGGCCTCGCCCTGCCGCAGCGCACCAGCGATGTGCGCGACAGTCCCGCGGTGCGGCTCTTCGTCGACCGCGCCATCGGCGTACGCCCCACCTTCTCGCTGGACGAGCACACCGTGGAGCCCGTGGTCGCGATCTGCCGTGCCCTGGACGGCCTGCCACTGGGCCTCGAACTCGCCGCCGCCCGGCTGCTGTCCCTCTCGGTCGTCCAGATCCGCGACCGGCTCGACGACCGGTTCCGGCTTCTGGGGCTCGAGGGACGCTCTGCTGACGGGCGCCGGCGCACGCTACGGGCCGTCATGGACTGGAGCTGGGAGCTGCTGGATGACGCAGAGCGGACGCTGGCCCGTCGACTCGCGGCGTTCGCCGGCCGCGTCGACCTCCCGTTGATCGAGCGTGTCTGCGCCGGACACGGAGTCGACCCCGCCGATCTCGACATGCTGCTGTCCTCGCTCGTTGCCAAGTCGATCGTGCAGACCGAGGAGACAGACGGGCGCCTCGGCTATCGGATGCCCGAGACCGTGCGGGTCTACGCTGCCGAACAGCTTGCCGCGACGGGTGACGAGGAGCGGCTGCGGCTGCGGCATGCGCAGACGCTGCTGGTGATCGCCGAGGCGGCCGAGCCGCGGCTGCGCCGCAGCGGCCAGGATGCCGAACTCGCCACGCTGACAGCCCTGTTGGACGACTTCTACACAGCACTGCGTTGGTCCCTTAACGCCGCGCCACCGGAGCTGCCGCTGCGCCTGGTCGCCTCGTTGGAGTGGTTCTGGCTGCTGAGCGGGCGCCGCGCGGAGGCAACGGAATGGACGCGGCGCGCGCTCGCCCTGCCGTGCGGGGACCGGCCCGTCGAGCGGGCGATCGTGTGTGCCGTCGGGGGGCTTCAGCACGGAGCCCTGCTCGGCCAGGAGGAGGGCGTCCGGTATCTGTTCGAGGCGCTGGCCCTGATCCAGGACCTTGCGGACGCCGATCACCCTGTTCTGGTGGCTGCCGAGATCCTGGGCTCGCTCGTCTCCGGGGACCCGGAGACGGTCAGCGGACTGCTGCGCGAGGTCAGCGGGCACAGTGATCCGTGGATCAGCTCGTTCGCTCGGATGCTCGGCGCCCGCATGCACGCCAACGCCGGGCAGCCGCGCTGGGCACGCGACGAACTCCTTGCCGCGCTCGACGGGTTCCGCACCATCGGGGACCGCCTCGGGCTGACGTACACGCTCTCGGCGTTGGCCGAGTCCGAGAGCGCCCGGGGCGACCACGTGGGCGCCATGAGTGCGCTCGAGGAGGCGCTGCGCGCGGTCACCGAGCTGGGTGTCGCGGAGGACCGGCCCATGCTCATGGTCCGCCTGGCGGTCGAACACGCCAGGACGGGGAGGCTCGACGAAGCCGAGGCCGGTCTGGAGGAAGCCGCGGCGGAGGCGTCCAGGCTCGGCCTCGGCGAAGTCCTCGGCGTCACTCATCTCGCGCTGGGCGACCTGCGCCGCGCCGAGGGCAGGACGGCGGAGGCCCGTCGACTGCTAGACCGTGCCCTGGCCGAGGTGATGGCACACGGCCCGGGTGTCGGCTACCGGCCCGCCGTGCTCACGAGCCAGGGGCACCTGGCGGTTGCCGAAGGCCGCCTGCCTGCCGCACTGGAGGCCTGCGCGACCGCACGGGACCTGGCGGGGCAGGTGGATGACGCCCCGCTGGGGGCGCGCATCCTGGTGCTGGCGGCGGACATAGCCCTCGCTCAGGCGGACCCCAAGACCGCGGCAGTCCTGCTGCACACCGCAGCCGACGTGCGCGGTCAGCAACTTGACGCCGATCCCGATGTCCACCGCGTTGCCCGAGCGACCCGGCTGGCTCTCGGTGACGACCGGTACGGAGCCGCCCGGGCCGTGCCCGCGGACGAGATCGACGGTTTGTTCACGGCCCTCAGCGGACGGCTGGCACCACCGCCGGCACGCTGA
- a CDS encoding class I SAM-dependent methyltransferase, whose translation MTIKECRACGNRTLLPILDLGAQALTGVFPHTREEVVPTVPLELVRCSPDGCGLVQLRHTADFGLMYGEGYGYRSGLGEFMIQHLGGKAALLAELADPGPGDLVLDIGSNDSTLLRAYPTDGPTLVGIDPTGENFREYYPEHVTLIPEFFSRDVFTGHFGRRKAKVVTSIAMFYDLPRPLEFMRDVHDILDDDGVWLLEQSYMPAMLEATAYDVVCHEHLEYYALRQIEWMAERAGLTVIRAELNEVYGGSLCVVLARQPTRHRVDEAGLATIRAREAALGLDTMAPFEAFAQRAAEYRAGLRDFLDTSREAGKLTLGYGASTKGNVILQYCGITERDLPCIGEVNKDKDGRFTPGTGIPIVTEAEARSRRPDQLLVLPWIYRDGFVEREQAYRESGGKLVFPLPELSVV comes from the coding sequence ATGACCATCAAAGAGTGCCGCGCCTGCGGCAACCGCACCCTGCTGCCGATACTCGACCTCGGCGCGCAGGCGCTCACCGGCGTCTTCCCGCACACCCGAGAAGAAGTGGTTCCCACCGTCCCCCTCGAACTCGTCCGCTGCTCGCCGGACGGCTGCGGTCTCGTCCAACTACGGCACACCGCCGACTTCGGGCTGATGTACGGCGAGGGATACGGATACCGGTCCGGGCTCGGTGAGTTCATGATCCAGCACCTGGGCGGCAAGGCCGCCCTGCTAGCCGAACTCGCGGACCCCGGCCCGGGCGACCTCGTCCTGGACATCGGCAGCAACGACTCCACCCTGCTGCGCGCCTACCCGACGGACGGGCCCACCCTGGTCGGTATCGACCCGACGGGCGAGAACTTCCGGGAGTACTACCCCGAACACGTCACACTGATCCCGGAGTTCTTCTCCCGTGACGTCTTCACCGGGCACTTCGGCCGGCGCAAGGCCAAGGTCGTCACCTCCATCGCCATGTTCTACGACCTGCCGCGGCCGCTGGAGTTCATGCGGGACGTGCACGACATCCTCGACGACGACGGCGTGTGGCTGCTAGAGCAGAGCTACATGCCGGCGATGCTCGAAGCCACCGCCTACGACGTCGTGTGCCACGAACACCTCGAGTACTACGCCCTGCGCCAGATCGAGTGGATGGCCGAACGCGCCGGACTCACCGTCATCCGCGCGGAGTTGAACGAGGTGTACGGCGGCAGCCTCTGCGTCGTCCTCGCGAGGCAGCCCACGCGCCACCGCGTCGACGAGGCCGGGCTCGCCACGATCCGCGCCCGGGAGGCCGCACTCGGCCTGGACACCATGGCCCCCTTCGAGGCCTTCGCACAGCGGGCCGCCGAATACCGCGCAGGGCTGCGGGACTTCCTCGACACCTCCCGTGAGGCGGGGAAGCTGACCCTCGGATACGGAGCTTCCACGAAAGGCAACGTGATCCTCCAGTACTGCGGGATCACCGAGCGGGACCTGCCGTGCATAGGTGAGGTCAACAAGGACAAGGACGGCCGCTTCACACCCGGCACCGGCATCCCCATCGTCACCGAGGCCGAGGCCAGGTCCCGCCGCCCCGACCAACTGCTCGTACTGCCCTGGATCTACCGCGACGGGTTCGTAGAGAGGGAACAGGCCTACCGGGAGAGCGGTGGCAAGCTCGTCTTCCCGCTGCCCGAACTCAGCGTCGTGTGA
- a CDS encoding carbohydrate kinase family protein, producing the protein MRIAVTGSIASDHLMAFSGRFVDQLMSEHLENVSLSFLADTLEIRRGGVAANIAVGLGRLGLDPVLVGAAGIDFAEYRDWLHANGVDTDAVRVSATRHTARFVCTTDADQNQIATFYAGAMVEAREIDLVPVARRMGGIGLAMVGPDDPGAMLRHTDACRELGVGFAADPSQQLARLDRAETRRLIDRARFLFTNEYEAALLQERTGWSAPQVLERVGNWVVTRGQDGVVVSGQGRAELRIPAVPATGVVDPTGAGDGFRAGFLAGTAWGWPHERAARLGCALATSVLESVGTQEYKLSVADLRLRIEEAYGPAAAAEITHDLERR; encoded by the coding sequence GTGCGCATCGCCGTGACCGGTTCGATCGCCAGCGACCATCTGATGGCATTTTCCGGCCGCTTCGTCGACCAGCTCATGAGCGAGCACCTCGAGAACGTGTCGCTGTCGTTCCTCGCCGACACGCTCGAGATCCGGCGGGGCGGAGTCGCCGCCAACATCGCCGTGGGCCTCGGACGGCTTGGGCTCGACCCCGTCCTGGTGGGTGCCGCCGGAATCGACTTCGCCGAGTACCGCGACTGGCTGCACGCCAACGGGGTCGACACCGACGCGGTCCGGGTGAGCGCGACCCGGCACACCGCCCGCTTCGTGTGCACGACCGACGCCGACCAGAACCAGATCGCCACGTTCTACGCCGGCGCGATGGTGGAGGCGCGGGAGATCGACCTGGTCCCGGTCGCCCGGCGGATGGGTGGAATCGGCCTGGCGATGGTCGGCCCCGACGACCCCGGGGCGATGCTCCGGCACACCGACGCCTGTCGCGAACTGGGCGTCGGCTTCGCGGCCGATCCCTCGCAGCAACTCGCCCGGCTGGACCGGGCCGAGACCCGGCGCCTGATCGACAGGGCCCGCTTCCTGTTCACCAACGAGTACGAGGCCGCACTGCTCCAGGAACGCACCGGCTGGAGCGCCCCGCAGGTCCTTGAACGGGTCGGCAACTGGGTCGTCACACGCGGCCAGGACGGTGTCGTCGTCTCCGGCCAGGGGCGGGCGGAGCTTCGGATCCCTGCCGTCCCTGCGACCGGGGTCGTGGACCCGACCGGCGCCGGAGACGGTTTCCGCGCCGGATTCCTCGCGGGCACGGCCTGGGGGTGGCCGCACGAGAGAGCCGCCCGGCTCGGCTGCGCCCTTGCGACCTCGGTGCTCGAGTCCGTCGGCACACAGGAGTACAAGCTGTCCGTCGCCGATCTGCGTCTGAGGATCGAGGAGGCCTACGGGCCCGCGGCGGCCGCCGAGATCACACACGACCTGGAGAGGCGATGA
- a CDS encoding methionine adenosyltransferase domain-containing protein, translated as MARRLFTSESVTEGHPDKIADQISDTVLDASEAVGLLAETFGPAEADAEKVVPAGSEVFDLRPAAIIRDLDLLRPICSLTAAYGHFGRALPDFARERTDLVDVPRRAAGL; from the coding sequence ATGGCCCGCCGCCTGTTCACCTCGGAGTCCGTCACCGAGGGGCATCCCGACAAGATCGCCGACCAGATCAGCGACACCGTTCTCGACGCGTCCGAGGCAGTGGGGCTGTTAGCGGAGACGTTCGGCCCGGCCGAGGCCGACGCGGAGAAGGTCGTGCCAGCTGGCTCCGAGGTCTTCGACCTGCGCCCGGCCGCGATCATCCGCGACCTCGACCTGCTCCGCCCGATCTGCTCCCTGACCGCCGCGTACGGCCACTTCGGCCGCGCACTGCCCGACTTCGCCCGGGAGCGCACCGACCTCGTCGACGTGCCGCGCCGGGCAGCCGGACTCTGA
- a CDS encoding multicopper oxidase family protein, whose product MSGRVSRRSLLLGTGAAALAVGGAGVLAVGFRGTSSTGTLLASETPLPKAFQKPLSVPPVLKPTDTKGGTDTYEITQRRATAEIIDGLRTPIWGYDGILPGPTLVTRRGRRTIVRHRNELPVPTVVHLHGGRSAPRHDGYPTDQILPASGAYKGAHKGAHHGDGDLSQGTRSYEYDTDQRAATLWYHDHRMDFTGPSVWRGLAGLHLITDDEERALPLPDGDRDLPLVIMDRSFDEDGGLRYPSVDKDLDATPGVTSPYEAGVLGDVILVNGTPWPYKEVDAVRLRLRLLNASNARRYRLRLDPAPEGVDEPLVQVASDGGLLTRPLTHPYVDLASAERQEIVVDFSRYRVGQKVRLVNDFGEGPTRQVMEFRIARRAKDESRVPSKLSVIEPLDVGRAVRERDMVFQSKSIGDHRGWTINGKPFSADHIHAAPRLGDIEIWNLYTDFHHPIHLHLVHFQVLGRGTKEPGRFDQGWKDTLDLRPSEQARIITRFDGHRGKYVFHCHNLEHEDMMMMGNFEVR is encoded by the coding sequence ATGAGCGGGCGCGTCTCGCGGCGCTCCCTGCTCCTGGGCACCGGCGCCGCCGCGCTGGCCGTCGGCGGGGCTGGCGTACTGGCCGTCGGCTTCCGGGGCACGAGTTCCACCGGCACCCTGCTGGCCAGCGAGACTCCGCTGCCTAAGGCCTTCCAGAAGCCGCTGTCCGTGCCGCCCGTACTCAAACCGACCGACACCAAGGGCGGCACGGACACCTACGAGATCACCCAGCGCCGGGCGACTGCCGAAATCATCGACGGACTGCGCACCCCCATCTGGGGATATGACGGCATCCTCCCCGGGCCGACCCTCGTCACCCGGCGCGGCCGTAGAACCATCGTACGCCACCGCAACGAACTGCCCGTGCCCACCGTCGTCCACCTGCACGGCGGCAGGAGCGCGCCCCGGCACGACGGCTACCCGACCGACCAGATCTTGCCGGCGAGCGGTGCCTACAAAGGCGCCCACAAGGGTGCCCACCACGGCGATGGCGATCTCAGCCAGGGCACGCGCAGCTACGAGTACGACACCGACCAACGCGCCGCCACCCTCTGGTACCACGACCACCGGATGGACTTCACCGGGCCGAGCGTGTGGCGCGGCCTCGCCGGGCTGCACCTGATCACCGACGACGAGGAGCGGGCGCTGCCCCTCCCGGACGGCGACCGCGACCTGCCGCTGGTCATCATGGACCGCTCCTTCGACGAGGACGGAGGTCTGCGCTACCCCAGCGTCGACAAGGACCTCGACGCCACCCCAGGCGTCACCTCCCCCTACGAGGCCGGCGTCCTCGGGGACGTGATCCTGGTCAACGGAACTCCCTGGCCGTACAAGGAAGTTGACGCCGTGCGCCTCCGGCTGAGGCTGCTCAACGCTTCCAACGCCCGCCGTTACCGGCTGCGCCTCGACCCCGCCCCGGAGGGCGTGGACGAACCCCTGGTCCAGGTGGCCTCGGACGGCGGCCTCCTCACCCGGCCGCTCACACATCCGTACGTCGATCTCGCCTCGGCGGAGCGCCAGGAGATAGTCGTGGACTTCTCACGCTACCGAGTGGGCCAGAAGGTCCGGCTGGTGAACGACTTCGGCGAGGGACCGACGCGCCAGGTGATGGAGTTCCGTATCGCCCGCAGGGCCAAGGACGAGAGCCGCGTGCCGTCCAAGCTCTCGGTGATCGAGCCCCTGGATGTCGGCCGGGCCGTCAGGGAACGGGACATGGTCTTCCAGTCCAAGTCCATCGGCGACCACCGCGGCTGGACCATCAACGGCAAGCCCTTCTCCGCAGATCACATCCACGCCGCGCCCCGGCTCGGCGACATCGAGATCTGGAACCTCTACACGGACTTCCACCACCCGATCCATCTGCACCTGGTGCACTTCCAGGTGCTGGGCCGCGGTACCAAGGAACCGGGACGCTTCGACCAAGGCTGGAAGGACACCCTGGACCTGCGGCCCTCCGAACAGGCTCGGATCATCACGCGGTTCGACGGCCACCGCGGCAAGTACGTCTTCCACTGCCACAACCTGGAGCACGAGGACATGATGATGATGGGCAACTTCGAGGTCCGCTGA
- a CDS encoding alpha/beta fold hydrolase, whose protein sequence is MNEHGSTRERSRVAPTGTVLVSRARLHTERVGQGPALILIPGGGGDAGMYEDVVPLLAQRFTVITFDRRGNSRSPLADPAAPVDVARQADDVIAILDHYGIDRAYVFGNSGGAVIALDLLARHAGRVLGTVVHEPPLVQLLPADSPERRALEDIERLGLEKGPLRASAAFGAMTMPRPPRMFVSPRGQAVIAATSRLLLAAGSPLRRVTGREPDTMTRILGNSALLIERELPEFCFAYQPDLEALRDVGVPWCVATGLDSVGRPYHRPAHVLGGLLGVACEEFPGGHTVYQQLPEEFTRRLTSILDLFSS, encoded by the coding sequence ATGAACGAGCACGGGTCGACTCGCGAACGATCGAGGGTTGCGCCCACCGGAACCGTCCTGGTCTCCCGCGCGCGACTGCACACGGAGCGGGTCGGTCAGGGGCCCGCGCTGATACTGATTCCGGGCGGAGGCGGCGACGCCGGGATGTACGAGGACGTTGTGCCACTGCTCGCCCAGCGATTCACGGTGATCACCTTCGACCGGCGGGGCAACTCGCGCAGCCCCCTCGCCGACCCGGCGGCTCCCGTGGACGTGGCCCGGCAGGCGGACGACGTGATCGCGATTCTGGACCACTACGGCATCGACCGGGCGTACGTCTTCGGCAACAGCGGCGGCGCCGTCATCGCGCTGGACCTACTGGCGCGCCACGCCGGGCGGGTGCTGGGCACGGTCGTCCACGAGCCGCCGCTCGTGCAGCTGCTGCCCGCCGACAGCCCGGAGCGCAGGGCGCTCGAGGACATCGAGCGGCTCGGGCTGGAGAAGGGGCCGCTGCGGGCGTCGGCGGCGTTCGGCGCGATGACGATGCCGCGGCCGCCGCGGATGTTCGTGTCCCCGAGGGGGCAGGCGGTGATCGCCGCGACCTCTCGCCTGTTGCTCGCAGCGGGCAGCCCCCTGCGCCGGGTGACCGGACGCGAGCCGGACACGATGACCCGCATCCTCGGCAACTCCGCCCTGCTCATCGAGCGGGAACTGCCTGAATTCTGCTTCGCGTACCAGCCCGACCTGGAGGCGTTGCGGGACGTCGGCGTGCCGTGGTGCGTGGCCACGGGGCTGGACAGCGTCGGGCGCCCGTACCACCGCCCCGCTCACGTCCTGGGCGGCCTGCTCGGCGTAGCATGCGAGGAGTTCCCCGGCGGCCACACGGTCTACCAGCAGCTTCCGGAGGAATTCACTCGGCGGCTGACCTCGATTCTGGACCTGTTCTCGTCATGA